Proteins from a genomic interval of Bradyrhizobium sp. CCGB01:
- a CDS encoding transglutaminase-like cysteine peptidase: MSWIIKSLVAIGIASTGTAAKAEILNDGSLNQAKSAFIREYDNALAPLQFVKFCINNDAECAVDAADRTLPSGDRAMSMLREVNSAVNASITPMQKSTNPMVARWTVSPSAGDCNDYAVTKRHQLIEMGWPKSALRLAVVLTNGGQGHLVLVARLADGDFVLDNLSASVRPWNAAEYEWISMQSGGNPRFWVAVGDHGERLRATRLAMLRTIE; this comes from the coding sequence ATGAGCTGGATTATCAAATCGCTGGTCGCGATCGGGATCGCGTCGACCGGCACCGCCGCCAAGGCCGAGATTCTGAACGACGGCTCGCTCAACCAGGCGAAGAGTGCGTTCATCCGCGAGTACGACAACGCGCTCGCGCCGCTGCAATTCGTCAAGTTCTGCATAAACAATGACGCCGAATGCGCGGTAGACGCCGCCGACCGGACACTGCCCTCGGGCGACCGGGCGATGAGCATGCTGCGCGAGGTCAACAGTGCGGTCAACGCGTCGATCACGCCAATGCAGAAATCGACCAATCCGATGGTCGCGCGCTGGACCGTTTCGCCGTCCGCCGGCGATTGCAACGACTACGCGGTCACCAAGCGTCATCAGCTGATCGAGATGGGTTGGCCCAAATCAGCACTGCGGCTTGCGGTCGTGCTGACCAATGGCGGCCAGGGCCATCTCGTGCTGGTCGCGCGTCTTGCCGACGGCGATTTCGTTCTGGACAATCTTTCTGCCTCGGTACGCCCGTGGAACGCTGCGGAGTACGAGTGGATCTCGATGCAGTCCGGCGGCAACCCGCGCTTCTGGGTCGCGGTCGGCGACCATGGCGAGCGGCTGCGCGCCACGCGTCTTGCGATGCTGCGAACCATCGAATAG
- a CDS encoding O-antigen ligase, translating into MGAISRFFAAAVFVLAPLPLGSLDLAWICFWNFLLVCSLLTADLSAVSRRNAMLLIPLAVAIATVGVMVALQMWSSPAAQSAAVWELPRQFFGVALPERLSVTARGPWLAFGSVLLLSLAFTRAVILASEASAARSLLRILAWAGCLYALYGILAELIAPDMILFRQKEAYLGFVTGTFVNRNTAATFFGTCALLFLVPLLRTMHRQEGGPAEQPGWRSRLDQILSAPVALGAGFAICTIALAMTGSRAGLLLSVGAFVLAIILYLMPLELGRSRKWLVLGGSAAAGLVLLQLVGGIVADRIVEHGLIDPQRLTAYQASLEIIADHGLLGVGLGNFEAVFPANRPASLGSLGIWDRAHSTPLEIAVELGIPAFAIIALACLWYFYHLFTGSLRRKRDRYIPVIGASVAVLGVAHSCIDFSLQIPGYGVFFAAVVGCGLAQSLPSQMRKERGKSVQVELN; encoded by the coding sequence TTGGGCGCGATATCGCGATTTTTCGCTGCAGCCGTGTTCGTGCTGGCGCCACTTCCACTCGGATCCCTCGACCTCGCGTGGATTTGTTTCTGGAATTTTCTGCTCGTTTGCAGCTTGCTCACCGCCGATCTATCCGCCGTGAGCCGTCGCAACGCCATGTTGCTCATTCCATTGGCAGTGGCGATCGCAACCGTGGGCGTCATGGTCGCGTTGCAAATGTGGAGCAGCCCTGCTGCGCAATCCGCAGCCGTCTGGGAACTGCCGCGGCAATTTTTCGGTGTTGCATTGCCTGAGCGCCTCTCCGTGACGGCGCGCGGGCCTTGGCTCGCGTTCGGATCAGTCCTGCTGCTCTCACTCGCCTTCACGCGCGCCGTGATCCTTGCAAGCGAGGCGAGCGCTGCGCGCTCGCTGCTACGCATACTGGCATGGGCGGGCTGTCTGTACGCGCTCTACGGAATCCTGGCGGAGTTGATCGCACCGGACATGATCCTGTTCAGGCAGAAAGAAGCGTATCTGGGCTTTGTCACGGGAACGTTCGTCAATCGAAATACGGCGGCGACGTTCTTCGGCACCTGTGCCCTGCTGTTTCTGGTGCCGCTTCTGCGCACGATGCACCGCCAGGAAGGCGGGCCGGCGGAGCAACCGGGTTGGCGATCGCGGCTGGATCAGATCCTGTCCGCGCCGGTGGCACTTGGTGCGGGATTTGCGATCTGCACGATCGCGCTTGCCATGACCGGATCGCGGGCGGGCCTTCTGTTGTCAGTCGGCGCGTTCGTGCTGGCCATCATCCTTTATCTCATGCCGCTGGAGCTCGGCAGATCGCGGAAGTGGCTGGTCCTCGGCGGGTCGGCGGCAGCAGGACTCGTGCTCCTGCAGCTCGTAGGCGGCATCGTGGCGGACCGAATCGTCGAACATGGGCTGATCGACCCTCAGAGGCTGACGGCCTACCAGGCCTCACTGGAGATCATCGCAGACCATGGGCTGCTCGGCGTCGGGCTGGGCAATTTCGAAGCTGTTTTTCCCGCCAACAGACCCGCATCGCTCGGCAGTCTCGGCATCTGGGACCGCGCTCACAGCACGCCCCTGGAAATTGCCGTCGAATTGGGCATTCCCGCCTTCGCAATCATCGCGCTGGCCTGCCTCTGGTACTTTTACCATTTGTTTACCGGAAGCTTGCGCCGAAAGCGCGATCGCTACATACCCGTCATCGGCGCGAGCGTCGCTGTCTTGGGGGTTGCACATAGCTGCATCGATTTCTCGCTACAAATACCGGGTTACGGCGTGTTTTTCGCAGCTGTCGTCGGATGCGGCCTCGCGCAATCGCTACCGTCACAGATGCGAAAAGAGCGTGGCAAATCTGTGCAAGTCGAGTTAAACTAA
- a CDS encoding acyltransferase, with protein sequence MPVHKPKAHYVPLDSVRGLAALCVVVHHFVGSETLKTILPNRAWIDVAFFHNSWLCVDLFFVLSGIVISMSYMKSDFGAFDFRDFVARRIARIYPLHLATLLAFLSFRLMKLGLVAVGILHFAPPEMPVNNYVSFIVNLLLLQASGIINYLSWNGPSWSISAEFYTYLVFAAVMLAAQAARNVRMVYALSILLVVGSLGIILFVLGMETLDFHYQFGIVRCILSFFLGVLTVRAVAMVRPGVSPMLQSAVQIGAAVTAIVIISVVAWLPAISFIAPVVFAILLGSLMLFPNRPLPELLTAKPLVWLGKRSYSIYMVHALVLVLLEYFARGVGAARFQSLDGLLPGLPASVLLVGFVGAVLALSSLTYATIEMPGSRLVLGLLRPRPAKSLAAAE encoded by the coding sequence GTGCCGGTTCATAAGCCAAAAGCGCACTACGTGCCGCTCGACAGCGTTCGAGGTCTCGCGGCGCTGTGCGTGGTCGTTCACCATTTTGTCGGCTCGGAGACGCTCAAGACGATCCTGCCGAACAGGGCGTGGATCGACGTCGCGTTCTTCCACAATTCGTGGCTCTGCGTCGATCTGTTCTTCGTGCTCAGCGGCATCGTCATCTCGATGAGCTACATGAAGTCGGACTTCGGCGCGTTCGACTTCCGTGACTTCGTCGCGCGACGCATTGCGCGAATCTATCCGCTCCACCTGGCGACGTTGCTCGCCTTTCTGTCGTTCCGGTTGATGAAGCTCGGCTTGGTGGCGGTCGGTATCCTGCATTTCGCGCCGCCCGAAATGCCGGTCAACAACTATGTCTCCTTCATCGTGAACCTGCTGCTGCTTCAGGCGTCCGGCATCATCAACTATCTGAGCTGGAACGGGCCGAGCTGGAGCATCAGCGCGGAGTTCTACACCTACCTCGTGTTTGCGGCCGTGATGCTCGCGGCGCAGGCCGCGAGGAACGTCCGGATGGTCTACGCCCTCTCGATATTGCTGGTCGTCGGCAGCCTCGGCATCATCCTGTTCGTGCTCGGCATGGAAACTCTCGACTTTCATTACCAGTTCGGCATCGTTCGCTGCATCCTCAGCTTCTTTCTCGGTGTGCTGACGGTTCGCGCCGTGGCGATGGTGCGGCCGGGCGTCAGTCCCATGCTTCAGTCGGCCGTGCAGATCGGCGCGGCGGTGACGGCGATCGTGATCATCTCGGTGGTCGCATGGCTGCCCGCCATCAGCTTCATCGCGCCGGTGGTGTTTGCGATCCTGCTCGGCTCGCTGATGCTGTTTCCCAACCGCCCCTTGCCCGAGCTGCTGACGGCGAAGCCGCTGGTGTGGCTCGGCAAGCGCTCCTATTCGATCTACATGGTCCACGCGCTGGTGCTCGTCCTGCTCGAATATTTCGCGCGCGGCGTTGGAGCGGCCCGCTTCCAGTCGCTGGATGGTCTGCTGCCTGGCCTGCCTGCCTCGGTGCTCCTCGTCGGTTTCGTCGGTGCCGTGCTCGCGCTTTCGAGCCTGACCTACGCCACCATCGAAATGCCGGGATCGCGGCTGGTTCTCGGGCTGCTCAGGCCCCGTCCAGCCAAGTCGCTCGCTGCGGCCGAGTGA